The DNA region GCGTCGCAGAGCGCGACAAGATAGCCCAGGAGCTCGGAGACATCTGGGTGAAGAAAGCCTTCACCATCCCCACGTTCTGGGTCACCGCTGAAATCGCCTACAACCCCAGCGTCGTTGCCGATTACACCGTGAACATGCTGCACATGGGCCCGGTTCGCTACCACGAGTACACCAAGGCCGTGACAAAGTAACCCTTCTAAGAACGGCTTAGAAAGAGAAGCCCCCCGGAATCGGGGGGCTTCTCTTTTCCCTCCCGGCACGGCCCTACCCCGCCACCCTCCCCAATGCTAGAATACCGCCTGTCCATCCCACCATTAAGGAGCCTGTCATGCCCAGCTATTACAATCGAGGGGCCACGTACAAAGAGGAGCCGGTCCTCCCTGACGACCCCCTCATCGACCTCCTGGCCCAGACCAACGCCAAAGTCGAGCAGTTCGACCTCTCCGCCGACGGCAGGAAGCTGGCCTACGTCTCCGCCGAGTCCGGCGGCTACGACCTCTACACCTGCGACATCGACGGGGGGAACCGAAAACGCATCGTCACCATGTACCCCGAGGAATGCCTGGGCCCTTCCTGGTCCCCCGACGGCCAGTGGATCGCCTACTGCGCCCGTGACACCATGTTCAAAGTAAAGGCTGACGGCTCAGAACCCCCCATCAACCTTACCTATGGCCGAGGGCCGGGAACAGCCCACGCCTTTATGCGCTGGACCCCCGACGGCAAGCGGATTGTATTCATCACTCTGGGCTCTAATGGCTACATGCAGGTGGCATCAGTATCCACTGAGATACCCAGGGGCAGGATAAACATCAGGTACATCACCAATGAGGACTTCAACAGCACTGATGTCTTTGTCTCTCCCGACGGCAAGCATGTGGCCTTTATGTCGGACCGCTCAGGCTATGCCGACTTCAAAAGGATGGATATCTGGATAGCCCCCATCGATGGCGGGGAAGCCAGGAACATGACCCCCAATACCCTTGAGCATTACGACTACCGGCCCAGGTGGTCCCCCGACGGCAAGAAGCTGGTCTATACGACAGACAAGAGCAACTTCAGGAAGATATGGGTTGTAGATATAGCTACAGGCAAGGCCTCTTCCCTTACCGAAGGCCAGGGAGAGTATGACGAGTACAACCCCAGGTACTCCCCCGACGGGCAGTGGATAGCCTACGTGGCCAACATGGGCTGGAACTTCCACATTATGAAGATAAAGGCTGACGGGTCAGGCAAGCCGATCCAGCTAACTAAGCGGGACGGGGTGCATGGGGGCATAGACGCCTACCAGGCTAGAGGGTCTATCAGGTGGACGCCTGATTCCAAGAGCATCGTGTTCACCTACATGAACCACGAGGTATGCTCGGGCATATGGAGCATCAGCGCTGAGGGAGGAGAGCCCAGGCAGATTTCCAACCACATGCCCAGGGGACTCTCTGGGTTCCAGTTCATCAAGCCCGCTCTGATTAAGTACAAGAGCAGGGATGGGCTGGAGGTGCCCGCCTGGCTGTACCGGCCCAAGGATGCGGGGAACAAGAAGACTCCCCTGGTAGTCTATGCCAGGGCCAACACCAAAGGCATCCACGTCAACGGGTTCTACCCATACATCCAGTACTACCTGCACAAGGGCTACACCGTGGTCTGTCCTCTGGTAAGGGGCAGCGGGGGGCTGGGCAAGCGGTACGAGTTCCTGAACTTTGGTGACTGGGGCGGCGGTGACATCGATGACTTCGCCTACTCGGCCTACCACCTGGCGGAGCAGGGGCTTATCGACAAGGACAAGGTGGTCATGCAGGGCGGCTCCACCGGCGGGTACTTCGCCCTCACCACCACCTTCCGCTACCCCGACCTCCTCAAAGCCTCCGTCTGCTTCTACGGCCCGCCCGACCTAATCCACATGTGGAACTGCCGCAACGGCGCCGCCAAGCCCGTCCTCGGCGACGTCGTCGCCGGCGACCGCGGCAGCCCCGAAATGGCCCCCGACCACTGGCAAGGCCGCTCCCTCATCTACAACCTCGACAAGCTCAAGACCCCCCTCCTCCTCCTCTGGGGCGACCGCGACAGCGTCCGAATCTCCATGGTCGACGACCTGTTCAAAGCCTGCCAGGCCAAAGGCAAGTACGCCGAGTACATCCAGTACAACTGCGAGCCTCACGGCTGGTACCACTGGCGCCCCGAAAACGTCCGGGACTCCCTGCGCCGCATTCACGCCCACTTCAAAAAGTTCACCGGCGTCTAACCCCTCAACTCAAAATAGGGAAGGGGCGGGCCGTCATGACGGTCCGCCCCTTCCCCACTTATGTAATCTTTCTGTCTAGCCCTCTCTTCTCGCTGATCGCCCTGGATGGGATTCAATCCTCCCCGCCGATAGGCATAAGCGGAGTCCTGGTAAGAAACATGCGCGGCTAAGACCCACCCTTCCTCTGCTTCCCAACCTCCCTCCTGTTCTTCAACGGCATCTTTTTCAGTTCGTCCCCCTTGGTCCACGTCGACAGGTACTGCAGCAGTATCGCCGCCCCCAATACAGCCATGCCGATATAAAGGAATGCTTCCATATCTCTCCCTTTCTATATAGTGAGGTAACGCTCTGTCCCAAGTTTCAAGCGCCCTCGTATTTCTATAATCAAAACGTCCAAAATCCTCCACTGTCAGGCCCCTCAGCACCCAACTTATACCCACACCATCCCTCGAATTGCGCGGCGTTGGTCAGGCTCTCCAAGACAACAGACTCTCCTTTACCTGCTTCAACAGACCTTCATCAAGCCAAGACGGGTAGGCCGATCTATCGGCCTACCCGTCTTTAATTAACCCAACGAGCTGACCGGTGTGATCCTTTGTCGTATACACGAGTCGGAAAGGGTCGGGGGCCCCTCCCATCTGGTTCTCCCTCTTCTCCTATTGAAAAGAGCTCCGCTACCTTAGCGCATATATCGCGAAGTCCGATGGAATCGGACCGTCCTGAGTCCGCCTCTGGCGGATCGAAGGAGGGTGATGAGGTGACCCTATTATTCCTTCTTCTTCCAGCAGGCTGTACTCAGTCCCGATGCAGTCGGGAAAGGGGCCAGGGGATGGTATCCCGAATGAGGGCGAGGCCGGCCATTTCGGAATCAGGCCCCGGCAAAAACCAGACCCCTACAGCTTGAACACCTTCCTGAACCTCGCCTCAGACCTGAACGGCCCCACCACCGCCAGGTTCAACTGGTCCTCCCTCACAATATCCCGCGTCACCCTGTTGAGGTCCTCCAGCGTAACCATATCGATGGCCCTCGTCACATCCTCCACACTGTTCACATACCCCAGCAGCAGCTCCTGTGCTCCCTGCCACATCCCCACGCTGCGGCTGTCCTCCATCCTCAGCAAAAGCCGCCCCTTGGTCAACTCCTTCGCCTTCTCCACCTCCTCCTCGCTGAACCCCTGCGTCATCTTCCCCATCTCCCGCATAATAGCCTCCACCGACTCCGTGCTGCGAGAAGGCTCCGTGCCGCAATAAATAACAAAAGCGCCCGTGTCGTGGAACTGGCTTACCGAGCTATGCACGTCGTAAGCCAGGCCCAGCCGCTCCCTCACCTCCAGGAACAATCGGCTGCTCATTCCTTCGCCGAAAATCGTATTCATCAACATCAGTGCGTACCTGTCGGGGTGGTTCAGGGGCAAAGCGGGCAGCGCAATGCATATGTGCGCCTGCTCCGTCTTGCGGCTCTCCACCCTCATTCCCTTCTCCCCCTGCTCCCTGTGCGACCTGCTCCACTCCCACGGCTGGCCCGGCTTCCACTCCCTGGTCGCCTCCGACACCTGTTCCAGCACCTCGTCATGCGATATCGCCCCCGCCACCGACAGCACCACGTTATTGGGCACGTACTGGTTCCGCATCATATCCCACAGGTCGTCCCTTACAATCCCCGACACTGACTCCTTGGTGCCTCCCACGTCCCTTCCCATAGGCTGGCTCGGCCACATCATCTCATCGATGAGCAAGTCCACCCTGTGAGATGGGTAATCGTTGCTCATCCTGAGCTCCTCCAGGATAACCTGCCGCTCCTTCTCCATCTCCGTCTGCTCCAACAGCGGGTGCAGCACCATGTCCGTCACCACTGACAGCGCCTTGGATGCGTGAGGCTTGGCCACCTTGCACCAGTAGGTGGTCATCTCCCGCTCCGTGCTGGCGTTCATTATCCCGCCCGTCCCCTCAATCGCCTCGCTGATAATCTTGGCCGTCGGCCACTCCCGCGTCCCCTTGAACAGGAGGTGTTCCAGAAAATGCGTCGAGCCGGCTGTACGGTCCGACTCGTACCTTGAACCCGCCCCCACAAAGTACCCCACCGTCACCGCGTGGGTATGCGGCATCGACGTTGTAATGACTCTGAGGCCGTTGTCCAGCCTAGTGTTCCTGTATTCCACCGACTTTGGTTCCGTTCGAGATGCCTCCATCGTCTTCGCCGGCTTCACTTTTGCCATACTTGTTTTTCTTGCGCTGCCTTTCTATATGTGGCCGGCGCCTAAGCGTCGGCTTATTAATGTCTCCCTAACTCTTAGCCCACGACACGTGCCCGTGCACGTCCGACGGATGGCTCCTCGACGCGAACGCCGCGTATTCTTTTTTTGACTTCCCTATCGTGGTGTCGTCCCCATGTCCTGGATACACGTGCGTGTCCTCAGGCAGCGCCAGCAGCCTCGACGTGATGCTCTTCACTACCTGCTGAAAAGCCTCCGGCGACCTGGTGTAACCTGGCCCTCCTGGAAACAGCGTGTCGCCGGAAAATAAGTGCTTGCCCGTTAGAAAGCACACCCCGCCAGGTGTGTGGCCGGGCGTGTGAATCGCCCGTAAGCTTATCTTGCCGACGCTGATTGTCTGTCCATCCTCTAAATTGAACCCGGGCTTGTTCGGCAACAGGTTATGCGCGTCGCCTGAATGTATCCCGCCCGGCTTCCCGGCCCGCTCCGTCATCTCCTTGAAGCTGGCGATGTGGTCCCCGTGGCCGTGGGTGATAAGGATCGCCTTCACCTTCGACAGGTCCTTCACCTGCGACAGCAGCTTCTCCGGCTCCGCCGGCGCGTCGATGATTACGCACTCGCCCGTCTCCGCGCACGTTAAAATATAGCCGTTATTGTTCACCGGTCCCATATGCGGAATCTTCTGAATCAGTACCTTATCATGGTTGCGTGAGTCCATTGCGCCACCTCAGACCCTCATCCCACAATCTTAGCACGTGCTGATATTTGAAGGGTCAAGGACTCCGCCAACCCTCCCGCTGGATCCCCCGTCCCAACCTCATCTCTGGACAAAAGCCCGGGGAACTGGTGCATCTTTAAAATCCTTCCTTCCGGCAGACGTGGATTCACATGAAAGGAAGTCTCACGCTTTCTTTTTCTTCTTTTAGGACTTGTTTATGAGAAGCTAGGAGCTATCTAAGCAGGCGGGGATGGGGGTTTCTTATGGTTCTCCCCCTTCGGCCTGGAAGGCGAAGGGGGAGCTAGAGGGGGTTGTGGTGCATTATTTTCTTTCCCTCTTCTCAGAAAGGAGAAGAGGGATAAAGGGTGATGAGGTCGCCCCGATTAGAACTAAGGCTGGCCTTCTAGCCAAGGCCCACAGGCAATAAATCCTTAGCCCCCAGCATCTCCAACTGCCCGCTCACCACCGGCAGTTCCACTATAAAATGCGCTCCTTTTTCCCTTCCCAACTGCACAAAAATCCTGCCCCCATGCTCAACGATTATGTTCATCGAAATCGTCAGGCCCAGCCCCACACTTCTCTCCGACCCCTTGGTGGTAAAAAACGGCTCGAATATCCTCTTTTCCATCCCCTTCGGTATCCCCGCCCCATTGTCCTTTATCTCCACCCGCACCCACTCCTTAAACACGCCCGTCTTAACCCACAGCTTCCGCCCCGACTTGCGGCTAATCAAGGCGTCTTCCGCGTTATCGATTAGGTTGGTCAGCGCCAGTTGTATCTGCAACGGGTCCGCTGTGACAAAGGGCAGTTCCTTGCATAACTCCTGCGCCGCCTTAATGCTTTTCCTCTCAAAAGCGCCCTTCCTTAAGTTCAACAATATAGACACCATCTGATTGATATCCACAGGTATCCGCTTCCCCCCTTGGGATCCGGTCAGCCGCAGCAAGCTGTGGACAATGTTCGCCGCTCTTTCGGCGTTAGAAGAAATCTCCTGAAGCCATCTTTCAGCATTGGGGTCCGACTTATCCCTCTTAATCAGTTCGGTAAACCCCAGAATCACCGCCAGCGGATTGTTTATTTCGTGGGCAATTCCCACCGCCATCCGCCCCAGGGCCGATAGCGTCCCCGTCCGCATTAAATGCTCCATCGCCATGCGTTCCGATGTCACGTCGTGCAAGCTGACAATCGCATACCTGTTGGCGCCCAAAGCCTCTTCCAGGTCCGCGCTAGCCTCAAACGTGGTCACATTCGCCATCAGTGTCTTGGCCCCGGCCTTGGTCTCTATTGATACCTCAATATTCGCCAGCCGCCTATTGTTCTTTAGCGACGAATTGATAAATCTAATCAACGCCGGCGCTTTTACCACGTCCTCCAGCGGAACACCCTTCGTCTGCTTCGCCTCTATGTCTAGCATCGAATGGAAAGCGCGGTTTGCCAGCTCTATGACTCCCCCGCTATTGATAACCACCAACCCGCACGGCGCGTTGGCTAGCATCCGCCTCGCCAACTCCACCTGAAACCTGAGTTGGGCCTCCGTCCGCTTCTTCTCTGTCACGTCCCTCGCAATTTCCGACGCGCCCATCACCTCTCCCGAAACCCCAATCACAGGCGACACCGAAAGCGACACCCTCAGCAGCGCGCCGTCCTTTTTGAACCGTAGCGTCTCGTGGTGCGCTACCCTCCCTCCAGACCGGATTATGGACAGCATCTGCGCCGCCTCCGCCATCCGTCCAGGCGGAACAATGATGGAGGCGTTCTTCCCCACCACTTCTTCTTTGCTGTAACCGAACAGCCTCTCCGCCGCCCCATTCCAGCTAGTAATCTCCCCGTCCAGTGTCTCGCTTACAATCGCATCCTCTGATGACTCCACGATAGCCGCCAGCAGCGCCTGCCGCGACTCGGCTGGCTTTCTTGCGCTGACATCCCTGAAATTTGCCGCCACCCACCCAACCATAGAATCATCCAGCATATTCACCGCCGCTACCTCAATCCATCGCCACGTGCCGGCCTTATGCCTCAATCTGAACTCACCCGTGGCCGTGCCGCCGGGGCTCGCTATCAACTTGGCAAAGTTCGCCCTCATCCCTTCGCCATCCTCAGGATGCGCCAGCCCCATAAAATGTTGCCCCGCGAGATCCTCTGCGGCATAGCCCAATATCCTCGTCGTCGCCGGGCTGGCGTAGGCAATAGTCCCTTCTCGATTTATAAGGACTATCGCATCAAAGCTGCGCTCCAGCAGGGCCTGATAAAGCTGACTGTTGACCATCCTAGCCCTCCAAGCCCCTGCGAGCCTGTGGCCTCACCCCAAACGGCTCGCCATCCCGATTCTAGCCCTTAGCAACCCCCCCCGCCCTCGTACTTTGGTGTAGTAGTTATCAACCATGACTAGCTGTGACCATCAGAACAATCATTCAAGGCCCGTCATCTGAGGAAATATGAAAGGCCCTCTGATGCATCAGAGGGCCTTTCATACGGTTTGCGCTTTGGCTAGTCCTTAATGTCTATGCTGCTCGTCACGTTAGTTTGAGCGTTGTATTGGACTGTTGCCTGTGACCCAATCTTGGCGGCGGCTATAAGCGCTGTTGAGGCGGCCCCATTGACCGTAATCTTAGTATCCGAAGTCAGCTTTAGCGCCATCTCTGACCCATTCTGGGCCGCGATCGTAATTGCGCCCGTCAGGGCGTTGAGCATCTTAATTGTTCCCGTAGCGGTGGTCTGAATAGTAGCCCCGGCTTCAGCATTAACACGGGTCGACACCTTCGTGCTTGCTTCATATTCCACCACTACCTGCGAGCCTATGCTGGCGGCAAGACCCGCCGCCGTAGAAGCCGCCGCGCCAACAGTTATCTTTGTATCCGAGACTAGCTTCACGACTATGTCGCCGCTGGATTGCGTGGCTACGGTCATAGTGCCCTCAGCGGTGTTCACCACCTTCAAGGTACCGTTCACTATAACGGTTGCCCGTGCCTGGACATGTACCACTGTGGCAGCGTTAGTCTGGGCATCGTATTCTGCCGTAATCGCGGACCCTATCTTGCCGGACAAGTTTGCAAGAGTAGAAATCGACCCGTCGGTCACGACGCTGCTGGACGAGCCGACTTTTAGCTCTACGTCGCTGCCGGCGTCTGTGGTGATAATCAAAGTGCCCCTATCCGCGTTAACCACTTTAATCTTTCCGGTAACCATAGTGGACTGCTCAACCTTGCTTTTGGCGTTGAGAGAGCCCACTACGCTGCTCTGCTGGCTGTAGTCCAGGGCAACTTCTGAACCAACCATGGATTTTAAGGTGGCCGCCGTCGCCATGGTCCCATTAATCATGACCTTGCTGTCTAAGGCCATCTTTAGCACAACGTCGCCGCTCGGGCTGGTAATGGTTACAGTCCCCGCCGACGCGTCAACCGCCTTGATAGTGCCATTAACGTTTACCATCGCCTCCGATTGACCCAATACCTCCATAGCCGTGCCGGACGAGGCGTTATATTCTGTTGTGACGCGAGCGCCAACCTTGCTAGCCAGATCCAGCAGACTGGATGAGACGCCCCCCAGCGTAAGCTTGCTGTCCGATGCCACCTTGAGCACCACTTCGGCCCCGCTGTCCGACACCACTGTGACCGTACCAGCCGCCGAGTTTACCGACTTGATAGTGCCACTTATTTCCAGTGTCGCGCCGACTTCCGCCTTGGTTTTAGCGTCCGCCTCCGCTGCTACCTCCTTGGCGGCCTTAGTCTCGGCGTTATACTCCGCAATAATCTCTGCGCCCACCTTTCCGTTAAGTTGGGACGCTGTGCTGGACGACCCTTTCACGGTAATGGCACTGTCGCTGAATAGATGTAGGGTTAAATCTGTTCCGCTCTTGGTAACAATCGTGACTGTGCCGTTGGCGGTATCTACACTCTTTATCGTTCCTGTAACCAGCGCTTGACCCCGATTCTGGGATACCTTCCCCGACGCTGCAAGACTAAGAACCGCGTCAGGGGAAATCCTCAATCCAGAGTCCACCAAGCCTTCAGTGTTCATGCCAACGGTTATATCCGTGGTAACCTGCCCTCCGTTGAAGATAACCTCTTTATTGGTTTTTACCATGGCGGTAGCCTGCGCCCGAGTCTCCATTTTGATAACCGGCGCCAGAACGTACCGGCCCTCTCCAGTTAGATGGAGCGACTGGTCTGCCAAGAAGTCGAAGTTGGCTGTAGCCACCGCGTTCGTTGCCACATCAAAGTTCCCATGGATCAGGATCTTGTTGCTGGGCAGCTTGGCTTCGTGTTCACCTTTGCCGTCCACAACCACTACCTTGGAAACGTTTAGCTCTATCTGATCATAGTTCCCCACTTCTACTTTCGCCTCAGCAAGAAGTTGGGCAGTCCCCTTGGAGCGCAGCTCTAATAAGTTGAAACTCTGAGCTTGGCTGGAGACTGTTTTCCATGCGCCGCCCTCAGCGTGAATCTTTAACGAATCGATAGTGACCGTCACCTCTGTCACCTCACCCATGTCCGCAGCAGCATCAGACACCGCAAAAACTGCCTTGCCAAAATTTTCACCTGAAGACCCGCCCTCACCACCACACCCAGAAAGTACTAGCAGCGTCAGACTGAGAACTAGTAGCAGTGGTATTAGAATCTTGGTCTTCATTTATTGGTCCTCCAGTAAGTTTTGTGCGCTGGCACGAGTTGACGGAGTTCGCTTTACACTCTGGACGAGTAACAAGCTGCTCACAAACCTGCCTGTACTTATCTACTGCTTAATGC from SAR202 cluster bacterium includes:
- a CDS encoding S9 family peptidase, producing the protein MPSYYNRGATYKEEPVLPDDPLIDLLAQTNAKVEQFDLSADGRKLAYVSAESGGYDLYTCDIDGGNRKRIVTMYPEECLGPSWSPDGQWIAYCARDTMFKVKADGSEPPINLTYGRGPGTAHAFMRWTPDGKRIVFITLGSNGYMQVASVSTEIPRGRINIRYITNEDFNSTDVFVSPDGKHVAFMSDRSGYADFKRMDIWIAPIDGGEARNMTPNTLEHYDYRPRWSPDGKKLVYTTDKSNFRKIWVVDIATGKASSLTEGQGEYDEYNPRYSPDGQWIAYVANMGWNFHIMKIKADGSGKPIQLTKRDGVHGGIDAYQARGSIRWTPDSKSIVFTYMNHEVCSGIWSISAEGGEPRQISNHMPRGLSGFQFIKPALIKYKSRDGLEVPAWLYRPKDAGNKKTPLVVYARANTKGIHVNGFYPYIQYYLHKGYTVVCPLVRGSGGLGKRYEFLNFGDWGGGDIDDFAYSAYHLAEQGLIDKDKVVMQGGSTGGYFALTTTFRYPDLLKASVCFYGPPDLIHMWNCRNGAAKPVLGDVVAGDRGSPEMAPDHWQGRSLIYNLDKLKTPLLLLWGDRDSVRISMVDDLFKACQAKGKYAEYIQYNCEPHGWYHWRPENVRDSLRRIHAHFKKFTGV
- a CDS encoding insulinase family protein; translation: MAKVKPAKTMEASRTEPKSVEYRNTRLDNGLRVITTSMPHTHAVTVGYFVGAGSRYESDRTAGSTHFLEHLLFKGTREWPTAKIISEAIEGTGGIMNASTEREMTTYWCKVAKPHASKALSVVTDMVLHPLLEQTEMEKERQVILEELRMSNDYPSHRVDLLIDEMMWPSQPMGRDVGGTKESVSGIVRDDLWDMMRNQYVPNNVVLSVAGAISHDEVLEQVSEATREWKPGQPWEWSRSHREQGEKGMRVESRKTEQAHICIALPALPLNHPDRYALMLMNTIFGEGMSSRLFLEVRERLGLAYDVHSSVSQFHDTGAFVIYCGTEPSRSTESVEAIMREMGKMTQGFSEEEVEKAKELTKGRLLLRMEDSRSVGMWQGAQELLLGYVNSVEDVTRAIDMVTLEDLNRVTRDIVREDQLNLAVVGPFRSEARFRKVFKL
- a CDS encoding MBL fold metallo-hydrolase, whose translation is MDSRNHDKVLIQKIPHMGPVNNNGYILTCAETGECVIIDAPAEPEKLLSQVKDLSKVKAILITHGHGDHIASFKEMTERAGKPGGIHSGDAHNLLPNKPGFNLEDGQTISVGKISLRAIHTPGHTPGGVCFLTGKHLFSGDTLFPGGPGYTRSPEAFQQVVKSITSRLLALPEDTHVYPGHGDDTTIGKSKKEYAAFASRSHPSDVHGHVSWAKS
- a CDS encoding PAS domain S-box protein, with product MVNSQLYQALLERSFDAIVLINREGTIAYASPATTRILGYAAEDLAGQHFMGLAHPEDGEGMRANFAKLIASPGGTATGEFRLRHKAGTWRWIEVAAVNMLDDSMVGWVAANFRDVSARKPAESRQALLAAIVESSEDAIVSETLDGEITSWNGAAERLFGYSKEEVVGKNASIIVPPGRMAEAAQMLSIIRSGGRVAHHETLRFKKDGALLRVSLSVSPVIGVSGEVMGASEIARDVTEKKRTEAQLRFQVELARRMLANAPCGLVVINSGGVIELANRAFHSMLDIEAKQTKGVPLEDVVKAPALIRFINSSLKNNRRLANIEVSIETKAGAKTLMANVTTFEASADLEEALGANRYAIVSLHDVTSERMAMEHLMRTGTLSALGRMAVGIAHEINNPLAVILGFTELIKRDKSDPNAERWLQEISSNAERAANIVHSLLRLTGSQGGKRIPVDINQMVSILLNLRKGAFERKSIKAAQELCKELPFVTADPLQIQLALTNLIDNAEDALISRKSGRKLWVKTGVFKEWVRVEIKDNGAGIPKGMEKRIFEPFFTTKGSERSVGLGLTISMNIIVEHGGRIFVQLGREKGAHFIVELPVVSGQLEMLGAKDLLPVGLG
- a CDS encoding DUF4382 domain-containing protein; protein product: MKTKILIPLLLVLSLTLLVLSGCGGEGGSSGENFGKAVFAVSDAAADMGEVTEVTVTIDSLKIHAEGGAWKTVSSQAQSFNLLELRSKGTAQLLAEAKVEVGNYDQIELNVSKVVVVDGKGEHEAKLPSNKILIHGNFDVATNAVATANFDFLADQSLHLTGEGRYVLAPVIKMETRAQATAMVKTNKEVIFNGGQVTTDITVGMNTEGLVDSGLRISPDAVLSLAASGKVSQNRGQALVTGTIKSVDTANGTVTIVTKSGTDLTLHLFSDSAITVKGSSSTASQLNGKVGAEIIAEYNAETKAAKEVAAEADAKTKAEVGATLEISGTIKSVNSAAGTVTVVSDSGAEVVLKVASDSKLTLGGVSSSLLDLASKVGARVTTEYNASSGTAMEVLGQSEAMVNVNGTIKAVDASAGTVTITSPSGDVVLKMALDSKVMINGTMATAATLKSMVGSEVALDYSQQSSVVGSLNAKSKVEQSTMVTGKIKVVNADRGTLIITTDAGSDVELKVGSSSSVVTDGSISTLANLSGKIGSAITAEYDAQTNAATVVHVQARATVIVNGTLKVVNTAEGTMTVATQSSGDIVVKLVSDTKITVGAAASTAAGLAASIGSQVVVEYEASTKVSTRVNAEAGATIQTTATGTIKMLNALTGAITIAAQNGSEMALKLTSDTKITVNGAASTALIAAAKIGSQATVQYNAQTNVTSSIDIKD